The window TAATAATAATTATGACGAAACGCTGGTAAAACTTCTTGAAGAAAAAATAGAAGCTCTCACCAAAGAAATAGATAAATTAAGACAGGATTTAAATTGGTATAAAACTGAACTAGAGAAACTACTGGCACCTCCATATATTGAAGCTACAATATTAGATATATTACCAGATGGTAAGGTGATTGTAAGGAGCTCTTCGGGACCAAACCTAGTTGTAAATGTAGCCACGAACGTTGATGTATCCAAGTTAAAACCAGGCATGTCTGTTGCATTAAGTCAAAGAGGATCAACAATTATAGATATATTACCAAACAGAGAGGATATAATAGTAAAATCTTTTGAATTAATAGAGAAACCAAATATTCATTATTCTGATATAGGAGGTCTAGAAGACCAGATAAACGAACTAAGAGAGGTAGTCGAATTACCATTAAAAAATAAGAAGTTATTTGAAGAGCTAGGAATAGAGCCCCCTAAAGGAGTACTATTATATGGACCCCCTGGCACTGGAAAAACTATGCTTGCTAAAGCTGTAGCAGCTGAAAGTAACGCCACATTTATTCATGTTGTAGCATCAGAATTTGCCCAGAAATTTGTAGGAGAAGGAGCTAGAATAGTTAGAGAGGTCTTCGAATTAGCTAGAAAGAAGGCTCCATCAATTATATTCATAGATGAGCTTGATGCGATTGCTGCAAGAAGGATAGATATTGGTACAAGCGGTGAAAGGGAAATTCAAAGAACATTGATGCAGTTATTGGCTGAAATTGATGGATTTAAGGCACTAGATAACGTTAAGATAATAGCAGCTACAAACAGAATCGACATATTAGATCCTGCTATACTAAGACCTGGTAGGTTTGATAGATTAATAGAGGTTCCATTACCAGATGAGAAAGGTAGAAAGGAGATTTTCAAAATCTACCTTCAGAGAATGAGGATAAACGAAAACGATAAATTAAACTATGATCTAATTGCTCAACTCACAGATGGTTTCAGTGGTGCAGACATTAAGAACGTTTGCACTGAAGCTGGATATATGGCAATAAGAGAAGGAAGAGAGTCAATTAAATTCCAAGATATTATTAGAGCCATAGATAAAATAAAGAAAAAGAATTTAAGGAAAGCGATTAATACAAGAACCGAGAAATATTTATGATATTTAAATTTCTCAAGGCTCCTTATGAAGCTAATGATGAAGAGATGCGATATATATACGATGTTTTATCATATCAGTTTTCCCCTTCTTTATCTGATTGTATATTTACTAAGCACAATAAGTTTTTAATTCAAAGATCTATAAATACAGACAAGATAAGAGATATTCTTACCCTTGATAGAAAACTCTTTTTAGTATTAAGGGCACAAGATAATCTTTTCTCAATCACTGAGGCAAGTGGTAATGATATAAAAGAGTGTTCACAACCCCCAAGCTTTAGAGTGATGATACAAAAAGAAATCTCTGAATTCATATTACAGGGTAAAAACGTATTTTGTAAATTTGTAGTAGATGCAGACCCAATGATAAGGTACGGGGATGAAGTTTTAGTTGTGGATGAAGATGATAGATTATTAGCAATTGGTAGAGCTAAAGTATCAGGAGAAGAAATAAAACAATATAAAAAGGGTCTAGCTGTAATTGTAAAGAGGGTGGTAAAATAATGAATATAAAGATAACCTTGAAGGGAATAAATGAGAGTGAACTGCAAAATGCTAAGTTCATAACTGGATTTCGAACAATAGGAGAGGTAGGGTATATAGCTACTAGATATATTGCTCTAAAAATGAAGATGAAGAGAATTGGCTTTATAACGACAAAATATCTTAGAGATGTAACTTTCCTTGACGAGTACGGTATCGCAACGCCTTTTGAATTATTTTATGATAATGATAATAAAATTCTAGTTTTATTAAATCATCTTTTACCGCTACCTCGAGAGGCAAATATGTTTTCTGAAAAAATAATTAAATGGTTAAAGAGAATAAATATCAGCAATGCCTTCTATATAGGAGGATTAGATAAAAGATATAGAACTAATAACGAGAAATTGAGATGGATAAAAACCTCTAATAGTACTATAAATCTGAATTTTCCACTTATGGAGAAACAACTACTAATGATAGGACCACTTGCCCTATTAACGATATACTCCGAAATAGAGGACTTACCTGCAACTGTACTACTACCATATGCTGATAGGGACAGAATAGATCCTGGAGCAGCAGCTACAGTCGTTGAAGAATTAGCTAAGTTAATAGGCGTAAACATAGATGTGACAGAATTATATGAAGATGCTAAGAAAATAGAGGAAGAATTACAAAAACAATTAGAGCTTATTCAAAAGGAGATTAACAGGGGCGCCTCTGATAGAGTCTATATGTAGAATTTTTTCACATCCAATTATACTAACTATTTCATATGATCTTTGTGATAGAAACTCCTTCAGTTTATTCTTAAGATCATAAATTACATCCTTGTCTATAGTCGAGGGCATTTCTGATTGGAAATATGGATATGTGAAAAAGACATTATAAGGCACACATCCATAAAATGGTAGAACAATATACACATCTGCATTTTTCATATCTTCAATATTTTTTAAGGGGTTATTTTTACTATCACCGCAATATAGAACAAGGGCTTTGCTTCTTTGTTTAATCTTGCTTAGTGTATATGTATGTCTAATTACTTCTGGTCTATGAAGAGAGGAGTTATCAAATAAGAATACTCCTTTAACTTCTCCCTTAACCCTCGGATCATACTTTTCAAGATATTTCGAATAGTTTAGAATTCTTTTAAATGCCTCAAAGGTTGATGGATGCGAATATGCTTTCTGTTGTATATATTCAAATAATCGTCCTTCTTTTAGGCTTTGTTTTATATAATTTATTTCTTCTTTTATAACATAAAGGTTATGCAATGCTATTAAACGTACTTTTTGCTCCTCTGGCATTTCCATTACATCTTTTGGGCTGTATCTAGAGCATATAGGGCATGAGCAAGGGAAATAATCAAGCTCTTCAAGCCTATAAACGCGTTCTCTTGTCATATACCTATGATCCCTAGCATAGAGTATGTAAGACGCTGAATCAAATGTATCTACACCCAACGCTACAGCAAAAGCGAATATATGTGGATGACCTCCCCCAAATAAATGGAATGGTTTTCCTCTACTAACATTACTTTTTGATTTATAAATCATATCTATAAGCGGAGCATATTCGTATCTCTGCATCAAAACAGTTGGACTACCTAAAGCTAACATTTTATAGTCTTGGTTCATGTCAGCAATTTTAGCAGAATATTCTATGAGATCTAAATACATACCACCTTGTATAGGATGAACCCATATTATTTCGTCTTTAGATATCTCAACAAATTTAGAAGCTTCTTTAGCTCTACTTATAGTACTTTCGACACTTTTCTCAGCTTCCTTTTTATCCTCCGTGAGACCTGTCGGTATATCTAATATAACTGCTATGTCTGGCTTTAGTTTGGTCTCATAATTTACTATATCTACATTACTGACATCGATATCTCCATACTGTAAGATCTGGTATGCACCTGAATCCGTCATAAGTATCTTGTTATAATTAAGGATGGAATGAAGGTCTTCATCTTTGCCTATATACTTTTTGATTAAAAATGCATTAGTAATTATACTTTCAAAGCCTACAGATAAGATATCCTGAATGGTTATTTCATTCTTTACTGGATTTATGACAGGAAAAAATGCTGGTGTTTCTAATTTTCCGTGCTTAGTCTCTAAGATTCCTATTCTTCCTGCAAGATCTTCATCTTTAATTTCGAAATCTCCTATCATTTCATGATCCTTTTTTCTTTTTATCGATATAGGAGTTAAATATATCGTAAACCTTCTGAGCTAATGGACCGCTACCTTCAACACCATTTTCAGTAACCTTAACCCTATCTAATATTGTTACTACTCCAGCCTCTTCATAGACTTTGATGTCAGTGGTTCTTAAATTTAGTTCTTTTGTAATTACATCTGCAAACTCTCTGGGATCAAATAGAGGTGCAGATTTAACTAGAATTTCAGTTATCATATTTCCATTAATTATCACCTTATAGTATATGTTGTTGTCATTATCTTTT is drawn from Sulfolobus acidocaldarius SUSAZ and contains these coding sequences:
- a CDS encoding carboxylate-amine ligase, with translation MNIKITLKGINESELQNAKFITGFRTIGEVGYIATRYIALKMKMKRIGFITTKYLRDVTFLDEYGIATPFELFYDNDNKILVLLNHLLPLPREANMFSEKIIKWLKRINISNAFYIGGLDKRYRTNNEKLRWIKTSNSTINLNFPLMEKQLLMIGPLALLTIYSEIEDLPATVLLPYADRDRIDPGAAATVVEELAKLIGVNIDVTELYEDAKKIEEELQKQLELIQKEINRGASDRVYM
- a CDS encoding PUA domain-containing protein, translated to MIFKFLKAPYEANDEEMRYIYDVLSYQFSPSLSDCIFTKHNKFLIQRSINTDKIRDILTLDRKLFLVLRAQDNLFSITEASGNDIKECSQPPSFRVMIQKEISEFILQGKNVFCKFVVDADPMIRYGDEVLVVDEDDRLLAIGRAKVSGEEIKQYKKGLAVIVKRVVK
- a CDS encoding ATPase AAA (required for the ATP-dependent degradation of proteins by the 20S proteasome) → MFGDVDSYKNRENNNNYDETLVKLLEEKIEALTKEIDKLRQDLNWYKTELEKLLAPPYIEATILDILPDGKVIVRSSSGPNLVVNVATNVDVSKLKPGMSVALSQRGSTIIDILPNREDIIVKSFELIEKPNIHYSDIGGLEDQINELREVVELPLKNKKLFEELGIEPPKGVLLYGPPGTGKTMLAKAVAAESNATFIHVVASEFAQKFVGEGARIVREVFELARKKAPSIIFIDELDAIAARRIDIGTSGEREIQRTLMQLLAEIDGFKALDNVKIIAATNRIDILDPAILRPGRFDRLIEVPLPDEKGRKEIFKIYLQRMRINENDKLNYDLIAQLTDGFSGADIKNVCTEAGYMAIREGRESIKFQDIIRAIDKIKKKNLRKAINTRTEKYL
- a CDS encoding 7-cyano-7-deazaguanine tRNA-ribosyltransferase, giving the protein MIGDFEIKDEDLAGRIGILETKHGKLETPAFFPVINPVKNEITIQDILSVGFESIITNAFLIKKYIGKDEDLHSILNYNKILMTDSGAYQILQYGDIDVSNVDIVNYETKLKPDIAVILDIPTGLTEDKKEAEKSVESTISRAKEASKFVEISKDEIIWVHPIQGGMYLDLIEYSAKIADMNQDYKMLALGSPTVLMQRYEYAPLIDMIYKSKSNVSRGKPFHLFGGGHPHIFAFAVALGVDTFDSASYILYARDHRYMTRERVYRLEELDYFPCSCPICSRYSPKDVMEMPEEQKVRLIALHNLYVIKEEINYIKQSLKEGRLFEYIQQKAYSHPSTFEAFKRILNYSKYLEKYDPRVKGEVKGVFLFDNSSLHRPEVIRHTYTLSKIKQRSKALVLYCGDSKNNPLKNIEDMKNADVYIVLPFYGCVPYNVFFTYPYFQSEMPSTIDKDVIYDLKNKLKEFLSQRSYEIVSIIGCEKILHIDSIRGAPVNLLLNKL
- a CDS encoding Sm ribonucleo, with protein sequence MSVSRRISGDLGSLLDKTIIVKLNNNKVYSGVLSSFEVSPFMISLLNAKDNDNNIYYKVIINGNMITEILVKSAPLFDPREFADVITKELNLRTTDIKVYEEAGVVTILDRVKVTENGVEGSGPLAQKVYDIFNSYIDKKKKGS